A stretch of DNA from Salvelinus fontinalis isolate EN_2023a chromosome 17, ASM2944872v1, whole genome shotgun sequence:
GAAAAAGTTTGAAAACTACTGCTCTAACTTGTATCTACCTCCCCCTGGTGGCTTCTTAAAGTCACTACACaccaactacactgaacaaaaatataaattttatttatttatttattatttttttatttcacctttatttaaccaggtaggctagttgagaacaagttctcatttgcaactgcgacctggccaagataaagcatagcagtgtgaacagacaacaacacagagttacacatggagtaaacaataaacaagtcaataacatggtagaaaaaagagaatctatatacaatgtgtgcaaaaggcatgaggtaggcaataaatcgaataattacaatttagcagattaacactggagtgataaatcatcagatgatcgtgtgcaagaagagatactggtgtgcaaaagagcagaaaagtaaataaataaaagcagtatgggggtgaggtaggtaaattgggtgggtagtttacagatggactatgtacagctgcagcgatcggttagctgctcggatagcagatttttaaagttgttgagggagataaaagtctccaacttcagagatttttgcaattcgttccagtcgcaggcagcagagaactggaaggaaaggcgtccaaatgaggttttggctttagggatgatcagtgagatacacctgctggagcgcgtgctacgggtgggtgtagccatcgtgaccagtgaactgagataaggtggcactttacctagcatagccttgtagatgacctggagccagtgggtctgacgacgaacatgtagcgagggccagccgactagggcatacaggtcgcagtggtgggtcgtataaggtgctttagtaacaaaacggatggcattgtgataaactgcatccagtttgctgagtagagtattggaagctattttgtagatgacatcgccgaagtcgaagatcggtaggatagtcagttttactagggtaagtttggcggcgtgagtgaaggaggctttgttgcggaatagaaagccgactctagatttgattttggattcgagatgtttgatatgagtctggaaggagagtttgcagtctagccagacacctaggtacttatagatgtccacatattctaggtcggaaccgtccagggtggtgatgctagtcgggcgtgcgggtgcaggcagcgaacggttgaaaagcatgcatttggttttactagcgtttaagagcagttggaggccacggaaggagtgttgtatggcattgaagctcgtttagaggttagatagcacagtgtccagggaagggccggaagtatacagaatggtgtcgtctgcgtagaggtggatcagggaatcgcccgcagcaagagcaacatcattgatgtatacagagaaaagagtcggcccgagaattgaaccctgtggtacccccatagagactgccagaggaccggacaacatgccctccgatttgacacactgaactctgtctgcaaagtagttggtgaaccaggcaaggcagtcattagaaaaaccgaggcaacatgcaacaatatcaaagattttactgttacagttcatatgaggaaatcagtctatttaaataaatgtattaggccctaatctatggatttcacatgactgggaatacagatatgcatctgttggtcacagatacagtatCTTCAACAAattgggcctcacaatgggcctcaggatctcatcacggtatttaTGTGCATTCAAAtagccatcgataaaatgcaattgtgttcattgtccatagcctacccataccataaccccaccgccaccatggaacactctgttcacaatgttgacatcaacaAACCACTCGcccgcccacacaacaccatacacgttttctacggttgtgaggccggtcggacatactgctaaattctctaaaactgcatgctccctcaaaacttgagacatctgtggcattgcgttgtgtgacaaaactgcacattttggagtggccttttattgtccccagcaaaaggtgcacctgtttaatgatcatgctgtttaatcagcttcttgatatgccacaccggtcaggtggatggattatcttagcaaatgataaatgctcactaacagggatgtaaacaaatatgtgcacaaaatttgagagaaataagcttttgtgagtatggaaaatttctgggatcgtttatttcagctcattaaacatgggactAACAGTTTACATGTTGtgcttatatttttgtttagtgtataatGTATATGCACGTCACCTCTAAAAACTAAAATAAATGAGAGATGACCATAAAGGTAGTGATCGTGATAATGAAATTTGAgaaaaatgtactgtatatttcacAAAGCACATATTCCAATTTACTTGACATAATTCCCTTGTGGAGACAAAGATTGAATTTAATGTAACTACCCTCTATCTGTGTCCAGGCTGTGGTGAGCTGGTGTCTGTGGGAGAGCCCGTCCTGCACCGAAAGGCTGACAGCATCACAGGGAAGTACGGGGTGTGGCTGCAGGACCCTGAGCCCATGGCCTCTCCATACGGAAACAAGACGGTGTGGCGCATCGACACAGTGGGCACGGACGTCCGCCAGCTTTTCGCCTATGAGGACATGGAGCAGTTTGCCAAGGGCTTCCCCATGAAGGTTATGGTGCTGCCAGAGCCCGTGGAGAGCACAGGGGCCACCCTGTACCGCGGCTCCCTCTACTACCAGCGCCGACGCAGCCGCACCCTGCTCCGCTACGACCTTGCCTACGAGAGCCTGGCGGCACGCCTGGACCTCCCCCACGCTGGCTTCCACGGCCAGCACCCCTACTCCTGGGGCGGCTACACAGACATTGACCTGGCGGTGGACGAGCAGGGCCTGTGGGCCATCTACAGCACCAGCAAGGCCAAGGGAGCCATCGTGGTGTCCCAGCTGGACTCTGAGAGCCTGGAGGTGAAGAGGAGCTGGGAGACCAACATCAGGAAGAACACAGTGGCTAACTCCTTCATGATCTGCGGTCGGCTCTACACGGTGGCCAGCTACACCGCCCCAGACACCACCGTCAACCACGTGTTCGACACGGCCACCGGCCAGGGCCGAGGCATGGCGGTGCCCTTTAAgaaccactaccgctacaacagCATGGTGGACTACAACCACGCCCAGAGGAAGCTCTACGCCTGGGACAACTTCCACATGATCACCTACAATGTCAGCTTGGGGAGACCCAGCAGAAGCAGCCAATAAGAGGAGGCTGGGGATGATGGACTGGTGGGGCGTGAACTCATACGCTGTTACTAGAATATTATCAACCAACAACATTACTAACAGCTTTATAATCAGATCACAGCGAGGCCTGTTGCTACTCTGTCTACTACAATGCATTTTTTTCTACAAATGTAAAtaagtgaatgaatgaatgaatcttACAATAAAATGAATGGCAGGAGATTCACTAAGGTGGAACTccatgtaaacagtctgagataTTGCTCTTCCTGTATTATATACGATGTATTTTACTTATTTTAATATAaaaatgtactgtactgtccatGTTGAGTCTAAATTCAAGTTGTATCTTCACTATTGTGTATTATATGTGCTCCAATTACCATTTGTATGTCATTTGATCAATAAATATTAAAATGACAGATGTCCCTAAAGAGCTGATCAGTCTGCATTTGTTCAGTCCAGTGGCACGCCcccctcagagagagacacagctgcaTGTGAGCTCTCACAtttttcaacatgttttttaTAAAAGGATAGATTTGGAattagataaacttggatttttcgGCAGGTACATATGCAGGATGATACCCTCCACAGCATTGCCTTCGCTCCAGATCAAAACTCCAAACTGACAACCTAATTTTGACCAAAATTAACGATAGAGATTACTGCTTCCAAGGTTTTTATTTTTCCAAGCTATACGGAGGGTGCTCTagcaaacaaacagcagagacctgaggacaccatccaacctggaaatGAGTGAGTAGTGTTTGATCTGATGCTATTTTGAAAGCCAAGAATAAAAAGAAAAAATGGAAAAAATTAAACATAAAGtacattacaatgatatatttGACTTTCTGGGGACTGAATGCTGAGTTAAGGCTGTCAGGCTTGCAAGGACAGACcagatacaacttcaattagcaccaAGGTGTGAAGTAAAAGGTGCCGAGACCTTTGGGTCCAACAAGTGGCAGGAGTCTTTGAAGCGTCCTCTGaagccccctcctgctgttcagagatcagtcactggcattttctacaagaaatctgcctccataaataaaagcttctcccgagtgggtgtgacacctactcccattgcctgctgcactgctgcttggattccacctgccGATCTGTTCatcgtctgccctggcctgtctcaccctctctcccaagATTTTGCTTGCCTCCAGCACTCATgcactgttggggcgagtgactctgaacttacaatggctagccccaagtcgttatatatatatttttttttcttgtgcattttgctaCTTGCCTCATAACTCCTGCATACTTTGTTGACTACAaactttctttacccaaccgtgggacagactatgtttgttcccacactcgggactctgactctctattggttactcagacttttggcctcccgtcctattctaaccacctctcgccggcattgtattcatgttacctgatgaaattgctacaatatgatcttgttgtcatctgatgcacattcagatgtcataaatcagcactgcagagctctccctgtcctctgcagtgccttgattgtattactgctgatgatatctggaaatgtgcatgtacattctggcccatctactgttgctagccctaattctgacttgtgctctgatacctgcttcactgatttctgctctcgtaaaagcctgggttttctgcacattaacactagaagcttattacctaaaatggatcaattgaaagtgtgggttcacagctccaatccagatgtgttggtcattactgagacgtggttaaggaagagtgttttgaatactgatgttaacctttctggttaaaacctttttcggcaagacagatcttacAAAGGTGGGGGTGGCAATCTTCACCAAGGATCAcattcagtgctcggttgtctccaccaagtctgtccccaaacaatttgatttgctggttttaagcattaaactttcaaatagctctttgttgactgttgctaggtggtatcgtcctccatcagcaccggcctgtaccctacctgcccttagcgctctcctggccccttacactaaatcAGAATTTGTGCTGCTTGgggacctaaactgggacatgcttaaaccacctgaccaagtcctaaagcaatgggactccctaaatctttctcagattattatgactctaaacacccagaaaaggctactctcctcgatgttatcctcacaaataatcctgataggtatcagtctgatgttttctgtaatgaccttagtgatcactgttttacagcctgtgttcgtaatggctgctcagtgaaacgacctgtcctgatttgtcatagactcTTGCTAAAAACTtcaatgagcaagccttccttcttGAACTGGCCTccgtaaaatggtatagaatcagcttgatcccctctgtcaaaGATGATTGGaccttatttttttatattttcagtggtattgttaacaaacaggcccccataaagaaaattagaattaaaaacaggttcagcccctggttcgaccgtgattgtcacattctgaccatagttcttttgatTTTCTTTGTTAGTTGGTcaaggcgtgagttgggtgggtaatctatgttttctatttctgtgttggttttctgtgtttggcctgatatggttctcaatcagtggcagctgtcaatcgttgtccctgattgggaaccatatttaggtagcctgttttctgttgggttttgtgggtggttgtcttcagtctttgtgtgtctgcaccagataggactgtttcggttttcactttgttggttttttgtattttgagttgttcacttcattaaataagatgaacaattaccacgctgcacattggtcctctgatccttcaaacttctcctcctcagacaagGAGGAAGACGACAGTCGTTacagtgatcttgcagagttactccacctcaagaattccatttggcgaaaggctcagcACAcgcatactgtcacgccctggccttagttatctttgttttctttattattttagttaggccagggtgtgacatgggatgtttgtgtgtttttgtctagtcgagggtgtttgtagtgtctagggggttttggtagagtttatggggttgtgttcagtgtaggtgtctaggtatgtctatggttgcctgagtggttctcaatcagagacagctgtctatcgttgtctctgattgggagccatatttaaggcagccataggcagtagacaggttgtgggtaattgtctatgtctaaacgttagtagcgtGTGTCTGCACTTTTGTTTTGTagcttctttgttgtttttgttagtttgtaaaagtgtttcgtttcgtgttcatcttctctcaataaaaaggaagatgtattcgtatcacgctgcgccttggtcctctctttcacctcaagacgatcgtgacacatactCATGCTGACTGGCTATTGtttaggcaaatgagaaataagtgcactcaggcaatccggaaggccaaagttagttactttaaagagcagttctctctctgtgggtctaaccccaagaagttctggaaaaaggttaaagacctggagaaaaaaccctcacagctgcccatgtcccttaaagttgatgatgtggttgttactgacaaggagcacatggctgagctctttaatcaccacttcatttagtcaggattcctatttgactcagccatgcctcctcgCCCATCCAATATTTCCTCATCTCTcaccccttctaatgtgactatccccgatgcttctccctctttttcccctgccccgctacaaagtttctccctgcaggcagtcactaaGTCTGAGGTGACTTAGTGACTTGACCCCAAAAacccatctgggtcagatggtttagactgtcttctttaaggttgctgcccctatcatcgccaagcccaTCTCCAaccttttaacctgtctctcctctctggggaggttcccattgctttgAAGGCAGCCAcgggttcgtcctttatttaaagggggagatcatcaagctgatcctaactgttatagacctatttctatttttccctgttaaTCAAAAGTGGccttcttgatgtctatagtattcttttgggtatgcaatctggtttccgctcaggttatggatgtgtcactgcaaccttaaaggtcctcaatgatgtcaccattgcccttggttctaagcaatattgtgctgctatttttattgacttggccaaagcttttgatacggtagaccattccattattGTGGGCCGGGTAAGGATTATTGGTGTCTCTGATGGGTCTTtgggctggtttgctaactacctctctcaaagagtgcagtgtataaagtcagaaaatcttctgtctcagccactgcctgtcaccaagggagtataCACgcacttctcaatttacatcaacaacacagCTCagacagtaggaagctctctcatccatttatatgcagatgatacagtcttatactcagctgtgccctccctggattttgtgttaaatgctctacaacaaagctttcttagtgtccaacaagctttctctacccttaaccttgttctgaatacctccaaaacaaaggtcatgtggtttggtaagaagaatgccccacTTCCCACAGGTGTTTTTAGttcctctgagggtttagagcttgaggtagtcacctcatacaagtacttgggagtatggctagacggtgcactgtccttctctcagcacacatcaaagctgcaggctaaagttaaatctagacttggtttcctttatcgtaatcgctcctctttcaccccagctgccaaactaaccctggttcagatgaccatcctacccatgctagattacggtaacataatttatagatcggcaggtaagggtgctctcaagcggctagattttctttaccattcggccatcagatttgccatcaatggtccttataggacacatcactgcactctatactccttatca
This window harbors:
- the LOC129814572 gene encoding myocilin-like encodes the protein MWLQVALCLSCLVLSSQSQDRASLRRSNDHTGRCQYTFTVDNPAEASCPGASGGPDMEGVKSRLTLLEALVSRLLGGKGAGGEGPGAGGDKTIQEAYSQAMRDKSQLQGDKEQLNRQLQGLQRRVDELSAEAETLRQRPCHKHQATGAGLPLHKLNQRPASDSLYQEMKAEVTEVPASRLIQDAGQNHTGCGELVSVGEPVLHRKADSITGKYGVWLQDPEPMASPYGNKTVWRIDTVGTDVRQLFAYEDMEQFAKGFPMKVMVLPEPVESTGATLYRGSLYYQRRRSRTLLRYDLAYESLAARLDLPHAGFHGQHPYSWGGYTDIDLAVDEQGLWAIYSTSKAKGAIVVSQLDSESLEVKRSWETNIRKNTVANSFMICGRLYTVASYTAPDTTVNHVFDTATGQGRGMAVPFKNHYRYNSMVDYNHAQRKLYAWDNFHMITYNVSLGRPSRSSQ